Proteins from a genomic interval of Desulfuromonadales bacterium:
- a CDS encoding TIGR00725 family protein: MQRKPVIGVIGASEPTAAGYATAREVGRRLAGAGAVLVCGGLGGVMEAAARGCAEAGGLVLGILPGPEAAAANPWVGIAVPTNMGHARNVIIAHTAQALIAVEGEYGTLSEIAIGLKLGRPVIALGTRHPVAGVVAAASPEAAVRLAFSMLAAAVADRGLHAD; encoded by the coding sequence ATGCAACGCAAACCGGTCATCGGCGTCATCGGCGCCAGCGAGCCGACAGCGGCCGGCTACGCCACCGCCCGCGAGGTGGGGCGTCGTCTTGCCGGGGCCGGGGCGGTGCTGGTCTGCGGCGGTCTTGGCGGGGTGATGGAGGCGGCCGCTCGCGGCTGCGCCGAGGCCGGCGGACTGGTGCTGGGGATCCTGCCCGGACCGGAGGCGGCCGCAGCCAATCCCTGGGTAGGCATTGCGGTCCCCACCAACATGGGGCATGCGCGCAACGTCATTATCGCGCACACCGCCCAGGCCTTGATTGCGGTCGAAGGAGAATACGGTACCCTTTCGGAGATCGCCATCGGCTTGAAGCTCGGTCGCCCGGTCATCGCTCTGGGTACCCGGCATCCGGTAGCGGGAGTGGTTGCCGCCGCCTCGCCCGAAGCGGCAGTGCGCCTCGCCTTTTCAATGCTTGCCGCCGCGGTGGCAGATAGGGGATTGCATGCCGATTGA
- a CDS encoding DHH family phosphoesterase encodes MPIDLERSRERAGKLVEWVRGKGRILIVAHDNPDPDSLAAAFALRHLFLVKTGQEATITFGGVIGRGENQLMVRELEIDAVAIDTLDLNEFEVVCLVDTQPGTGNNSYPLDLPVHVVIDHHPTRSSCQGCRWVDVREDYGACATILFEYLLSQDVYLSTKLATILFYAIKSETQDLGREWHRADREAYLHLVPLVNNRILFKITHPESPREYFGSYNRAIKNARIYENVLVFNLYEIDHPDIVAEMADFLLRVEGIETVLGMGHYRETEILSLRTLSQSVVAGDVMQQVVDGLGTAGGHGMTAGGQVRPLQAGGAVQRELETSLTRRLLETLGMKPIRGRKLIPS; translated from the coding sequence ATGCCGATTGATCTGGAGCGATCACGGGAGCGGGCCGGAAAGCTGGTCGAATGGGTGCGCGGCAAGGGTCGGATACTGATCGTTGCTCACGACAACCCCGACCCCGATTCCCTGGCGGCGGCCTTCGCCCTCCGGCACCTTTTTCTGGTCAAGACCGGACAGGAGGCGACCATCACCTTCGGCGGCGTCATCGGCCGCGGCGAGAACCAGCTCATGGTCCGGGAACTGGAGATCGATGCCGTGGCCATCGACACGCTCGATCTCAACGAGTTCGAGGTGGTCTGCCTGGTCGACACCCAGCCCGGCACCGGCAACAACTCCTACCCCTTGGACCTGCCGGTGCACGTGGTGATCGATCACCATCCGACGCGCAGCTCCTGCCAGGGCTGTCGCTGGGTCGATGTGCGCGAGGATTACGGCGCCTGTGCCACCATCCTCTTCGAATACCTGCTCTCCCAGGACGTCTACCTCAGTACCAAGCTCGCCACGATCCTGTTCTATGCCATCAAGTCCGAGACCCAGGACCTCGGTCGCGAGTGGCACCGGGCCGACCGGGAAGCCTATCTCCATCTCGTCCCGCTGGTCAACAACCGGATCCTGTTCAAGATCACCCATCCCGAGTCGCCCCGCGAATATTTCGGCTCCTACAATCGGGCGATCAAGAACGCGCGGATCTACGAGAACGTACTGGTCTTCAATCTCTATGAGATCGACCACCCCGATATCGTCGCCGAAATGGCCGATTTTCTGCTGCGCGTGGAAGGGATCGAAACCGTTCTCGGCATGGGCCATTACCGGGAGACGGAAATCCTTTCGCTGCGGACCCTGAGCCAATCGGTAGTGGCCGGCGACGTCATGCAGCAGGTGGTTGACGGCCTGGGCACGGCCGGCGGCCACGGCATGACCGCCGGCGGCCAGGTTCGCCCGCTGCAGGCCGGAGGGGCGGTGCAGCGCGAACTGGAGACGAGCCTCACCCGCCGGCTGCTCGAAACGCTCGGCATGAAGCCGATTCGCGGCAGAAAACTCATTCCCTCCTGA